From the Polynucleobacter acidiphobus genome, the window TAGAACCATCCGGCCGGCAACTTTGACATGAATACGCTTGCTGGTTAATTCTTCTTTATTAAATGAGTCGTAATGCTGATGAAGGTCAGCCGCCAAGTGAGTTGGAACAAAGTCATTGGGGTATGCAATTCCTGCTTGGCGTAGCTTTGCTAATTTCTCACGCCGCTCGGCAATGATGTGATTTTCATCTTGCGCTGGAATCGGTGGGTCTTGTTGGTCTAAGTTACTCATAGCAGAATCTTACACGCCCTGTTTAAGGCTGGCCTCAATAAATGCGTCAAGATCACCATCCAAGACTTTCTGGGTATTGGAGATCTCAACATTGGTTCGTAAATCTTTAATACGACTTTGATCAAGTACGTAAGAGCGGATTTGATGTCCCCAACCAACATCGGTTTTGCTGGCCTCTAACTTGTCTTGCTCGGCACGTCGTTTACGCATCTCATGTTCATATAAGCGTGACTTGAGCATGCTCATTGCCTCAGCCCGGTTGCGATGCTGGCTGCGATCATTTTGACACTGCACCACAATGCCTGTTGGAATATGTGTGAGTCGAACTGCAGAGTCAGTCTTATTAATGTGTTGACCGCCAGCACCAGAAGCGCGATAGGTATCAGTACGAATATCGGCAGGATTGATTTCAATCTCGATCGAGTCATCAATCTCGGGGTACACATAAATACTGGCAAATGAGGTATGGCGACCGCCAGAGGAGTCAAACGGTGATTTACGGACTAAGCGGTGCACACCCGTTTCGGAGCGGAGATGACCATACGCATATTCCCCATCAACCTTAATCGTGGCGCTTTTAATGCCGGCGACATCACCGTCAGACTCTTCCAAAATCTCTGTTTTGTAGCCTTTGCGCTCACAGTATTTGAGGTATTGGCGATACAGCATACTGGCCCAATCACAAGCTTCAGTACCGCCAGCCCCCGCCTGAATATCAATAAAGCAATTGCAAGGATCCATTTCATTATGGAACATCCGCCTAAATTCGAGATCGGCAATAATTTTTTCATAAGCACCAGCATCCGCTTCAAGGGATAGCAGGGTATCCAAATCATTCTCGGCGCGAGCGAGATCCATTAGTTCCATGCTGCTAATAATGTTTTGCTGTAAATCAGTTAGGGTACTCACTACACCTTCGAGTAACTTTTTTTCTTTCCCAAAGGCTTGTGCTTGTTTTGGATCATCCCAAATTTTGGGATCCTCCAAAATACGATTGACTTCAATTAGGCGGTTTGTTTTGGCATCAAAGTCAAAGATACCCCCGAAGGGCTTGCTCGCGAGCGAGGAGATCTTTGAAGGCGTTGGTAATTTGATTCAGTTGTTCGGCTTCCATGAGCGAATTATACGGGTAAGAGCCTATTGGAGTGGGTCATCGATGGCTTCAATGATCAGTTGGATACGGGCCTCGTCACGAAAACGATCGCTCACTAGACGAAATGCTAGAAATGCGAGTTGCGGTAGCGTTTGAGTGCGATTAAACCAAACTGCCGATACGACGGGCGTATGGTTTTCATCATTCGCAATCGGGCGAAGTAAAAGACGTAAGTGCTTATCCTTCATCAGCGACTGCTGTAGCACCTCAAATTTGCCATAGAAAAGCGGTTGCGGAAAACCTTGACCCCAGATCTCTTGCATCAAGCGATCGGCAATTTCAACGGTGAATTGATCTGGATCCAAAGAGCCATCATGGATACAGCGCCTTTGCAAAATTTCATCACCGAGTAGGCTAGTGCTGATCTCTCGAAAGTAATTTTCAAAGTCATCAAAGTCGGATTGGCGAATCGTGAGGCCTGCTGCCATGGCATGGCCGCCAAACTTCAAAATAAGCCCAGGGTATTTTTTTGAAACTAAGTCAAGGGCATCACGCAGATGAAAGCCCTGAATCGATCGACCGGAACCACGCAGCAATCGAGTACCAGAATCATCATCCGCAGGTGCAAAAACAATCGTTGGGCGATTGAAGCGTTCCTTTAGTCGCGAGGCAACAATGCCCACTACACCCTGATGCCAATCAGGATGCCATAAGCAGAGTGCTGGTTGTTCATTAACGGATAAATTAGCAAGGCTCGCAAGCGCGGATTCTTGCATGCCGGACTCGATCACGCGCCGCTCTCGATTAATCCGATCAAGTTCCTGTGCAAGCGATGTTGCGCGA encodes:
- the prfB gene encoding peptide chain release factor 2 (programmed frameshift) is translated as MEAEQLNQITNAFKDLLAREQALRGYLDFDAKTNRLIEVNRILEDPKIWDDPKQAQAFGKEKKLLEGVVSTLTDLQQNIISSMELMDLARAENDLDTLLSLEADAGAYEKIIADLEFRRMFHNEMDPCNCFIDIQAGAGGTEACDWASMLYRQYLKYCERKGYKTEILEESDGDVAGIKSATIKVDGEYAYGHLRSETGVHRLVRKSPFDSSGGRHTSFASIYVYPEIDDSIEIEINPADIRTDTYRASGAGGQHINKTDSAVRLTHIPTGIVVQCQNDRSQHRNRAEAMSMLKSRLYEHEMRKRRAEQDKLEASKTDVGWGHQIRSYVLDQSRIKDLRTNVEISNTQKVLDGDLDAFIEASLKQGV